DNA from Thermococcus argininiproducens:
TTTTTTTAGGATCAGTAGCAGCAAGCTTTTTGAGAGTATTCTCAAGCATCCTGTTCACCTCTTACGTGGTTTTTAATGTACGGCATTGTCTTTTTAGATACTCCACCGTAGCATTTAAAAATCTATTCAATAGCGCACTTACTAGACACGCAACTTTTAAAACCTAAGGTGAATAACTGGATTAGGTGATGCTCATGGACACTATTGGATATCACTACGTGGTTGAGGCTTCAGGATGTGATCCAGAAGTTTTGAAAGACCCTAACAAAATAAGAGAGATTTTCATCGGTGCAGCGAAAGCAGGAAACATGGAGATAAAAGCCAGCTACTTCTTTAGGTTCTCTCCGACTGGGGTTAGTGGTGTAGTCATTGTCGCTGAGAGTCATATATCAGTCCACACATGGCCCGAAGAAGGTTATGCGGCACTAGATGTTTACACATGTGGAGAGAAAGCAGACCCGGAGAAAGCCGTGGACTATATTCTTGAACAATTCAAGGCCCAATATGCTCACGTCTCAGAAGTCAAGAGAGGTATTAAGGAAGAAGAAGGCACTTT
Protein-coding regions in this window:
- the speD gene encoding adenosylmethionine decarboxylase, producing the protein MDTIGYHYVVEASGCDPEVLKDPNKIREIFIGAAKAGNMEIKASYFFRFSPTGVSGVVIVAESHISVHTWPEEGYAALDVYTCGEKADPEKAVDYILEQFKAQYAHVSEVKRGIKEEEGTFTHMILTWEEKLDRRNER